The Macaca mulatta isolate MMU2019108-1 chromosome 19, T2T-MMU8v2.0, whole genome shotgun sequence sequence atatatttttttaattagccaggtgtggtggtggacacctgtagtcccagctactcaggaggctgagatgggatgatctcttgagcccagcaggttgagactgcagtgtgtcatgatcatgctgctgctctgtagcctgggcaatagagcaagaccctgtctcaaaaaaaattatttttaaataaaaagagtttATATAAGCATCCATCTTAAGAAGGTATTAATACAAATTTCTGCAGGTgaagtttaaattaaaaacaggccgggtgtggtggctcacgcctgtaatcccagcactttaggaggccgaggcaggcggattacgaggtcaggagattgagaccatcctggctaacacagtgaaaccccatctctattaaagaatacaaaaaattagccgggtgtagtggcgagcgcctatcgtcccagctactcgggaggctgaggtaggagaatggcgtgaacccaggaggcggaggttgcagtgagccgagattgtgccactgcactccagcctgggtgacagagcaagactcccgtctcaaaaaaaaaatgaaaataaaaacaaattaaaaacaaaacatgagcTAGGAAAAGAAGAGCCAATTGAACGTAAGGtaaccagaaaaaagaaaagaataaaatcaagtcaaaaggcaataaaatagaaaatagaaagtgaaACCACAAAGCGAAACTGTGGCACTTTGAAAAGATCAGTAACAATGATTAGCTCCTAGCAAGACCAATAAGAGACAAGGAGACTTCACTAATTTTTGTTgtcaggaatgaaagaaagaacattACTACAGACcctacagacattaaaaggatagtAAGGGGATAAGAACAATGTTACACCAAtacatttgacaacttagatgaacaAATTCCTTGAAGATACAAGCATGACAATTGcaataaaggaatattacagaGCACTGTGGAAGAATTTACCTGGGGGATTATTCTAAGTCCAGAGGGGCCTTGAAAGTTTTCCCAGAAGTGATATTTAAACTGAGATCTGAGGGAGAAGCAGGATTTGACCAGGTTGATAGAATTGTGTTCCAAGCCAGGGAAATAGTGTGTGCAAAGGCCCTAAGGTTGGAATGACTTTCTGTGGCCAAAGAAAAAAGTTCACTCTAATGATGCATTTTGGTGTTTGATGACCACACACCATGTCCTTCTTGGGTCCAAACCCCCAAGCAAACCCGATTGGCTTgaacagaaatgtttaaaaagataaatgcaaACCCAGTAGTAAGAGAAACTTGGAAGTTTCTGTGCTGTAAACAGGAGGCAGTTTATCCTGTGAACTCTATCACAAACTATATCCAGAACTGATCTGGAACTGGAATTCCCTTTCACCTGGCTAATCAAACTTCTGAGCCTTTTTCCTCCCTGTAACTTTACCTCGTGAGCACTCACTACCCACTAGGCATTGCATTTCCTACTACAAGTTCTTTGAATCTAATGTccactactcttttttttttttttttttttgagatggagtttcactcttgttgcccaggctggagtgcagtgatgcaatctcagctcaccacagcctccacctcctgggttcaagcaattttcctgcctcagcctcccaagtagctgggattacaggtgtgtgccaccatgcccggctaattttttgtatttagtagagacggggtttcaccatgttaggctggtcttgacctcctgacctcaggtgatctgcccacctcggcctcccaaagtgttgggattacaggcgtgagccaccgtgtctggcctaaTGTCTACTACTCTTAGCCCCATTCTGCAGAACAGTATACTGAAGGCTCAAAGGAGGTAAGCTGTGCCTGAGGTCGCAGAGGCCAAGCCCTAACCACCATGTCCTCCCACTCCTGTCCGTATTTGTTTAAATGTTGGCGCTGGTTAGGCTATGGTTTGTGTCTTGGGTGTGGGTTTCCAAACATCCCACTGCTGTCACCCTGTCTCATTCCCAGGAGTTCTCTTAGAAGGAGAGacaaaaggctgggcacggtggctctctcctgaaatcccagtactttcggaggctgaggcaggcggatcacgaggtcaagagatcgagaccatcctggccaacatggtgaaaccctgtctctactaaaaatacaaaaattagctgggcatggtggctcctgcctgtagtcccagctactcaggaggctgaggcaggagaatcgcttgaacctgggaggcagagtctgcgttgagccgagattgctccactgcactccagcctgggcaacagagcaagactctgtctcaaaaataaaaattaaaaaaaaaggaaaaaatggtgaAAACCACCTAACCATCTCATCCATTTTTTCTCCTCTAATCTGCAGATCAGCAGCCAGAGAGGTGCCCGGGTCTGATGTATgtttggggaaggggtggggagaggagagagtcCCTTTCAGTGCTCAAGCCTGTGTGTGCAACTTCCTGCCAGTGAGGAAACTCTCAGCTTGAGAATCAGCCCTGGTTCTCCTTTCCCCGATCTGGCCTCACAGGAGGAGTTGGCAGGGAGCCTTGGGCCCCTCTGGCCTCTGCCGGATTTCCCAGCCAAACGCGGGGGAGAGATGCCCTGGACCATCTTGCTTCTTGCAGCTGGTGAGTCTGAAGCCCCCCTTTCAGATCCCCCACGCCTTTCCCCCCTTCCCCTGTCCACCTTGCCGCTCTGGGGGCAGAAACCAGTTCAGGGGCTGCCGTTCGAGGGCATCGAGGAGGCTGAGCCCTGGGCAGATGGGTTTGCCCATGAGCCTTGGAAATTCTCCAGcagtgttgctttttttttgttaggCTCCTCATCACCCCCAAGTTTACGAATATCAGAAATATCACCCCTCTGGAGTCAACTGTGCCCACACCCCATGACTCAGCCCCGCTTGGTCTCCGAAGGCTCCTTGagtgctggggcaggaggagggtcTACCTAGGGGGATATCAGTgtggcaggggtgggtgggggttgAAGGCTGGACGAGGGAGGGTTTATGTAGACCTCAACCTGGCCAGACACTCTGTTCAGAAGCCTGTGGGCAGTCAGGAGAGAGATGGGTCCCCAGGAAACTTCATCCTGCAGGAAGCTGTGCTCCAAAATCCATATTCCTCACCCCAGCCtggaaaagaagataaaagtcctctgcccttcctcctcctgccctccccatCACTCATCCCCTCCCGCTCCTGCCACCCCCCTCActcacctcctccctcctgccaTGATAGCCTCCTTGCTGCtcgttttttaattttaatttttatttttagatagagacaggatctcactgtgttccccaggctagtcacaaattcctgggctcaagcaatcctcccaccttggcctcccaaagtgctgggattacagtcatgagccactgcatccggcgtTTGCTCCTCCTTAAACACCCCCATGCCCCTTCCATCCCCTGGACCTTTGCctatgctgttccctctgctggaATGCCCTTCCCCAGCTCTCCAAATGGGTCCTTCCTCACCACTCAGGACTCAGctcatgggaggccaaggtgggaggattgcttgaggtgaggatctgggcaacatagtgaggtcccatctctatacaaaataagcaaaattagctAGCCAGgttcaccagcctggccaacatggtgaaaccccgtctctactaaaattataaaaattagccgggcgtggtggcacgtagtcccaggtactcaggaggctgaggccactgtactccagcctgcgcaacaaagcAATattttgtctctaaataaatagatagtaaataaattaaataaaaataaagtaataaggGTATAGTTGTGCTGCTGTGTAATAACCAATGCTATTACTGAAAATTGATGGCCAGGcaatggtagctcacgcctgtaatcccagcactttgggaggccaaggtgggcagatctcatgaggtcaggagttcgagaccagcctggccaatatcgtgaaaccccatctctactaaaaatataaaaattggccagacgtagtgccacatgcctgtaatcatagctacctgggaggctggaggatcacttgaatccgggaggtggaggctgcagtgagccaagatcacgctagtGCATTCCATCctggtggcagagtaagactccgactcaaaggaaaatgaaaaatgcggtggctcacacctgtaatcccagcactttgggaggccgaggcgggcggatcacgagatcaggagatcgagaccgtcctggctaacacggtgaaaccccgtctctactaaaaatacaaaaacttagccgggcatggcggcgggcgcctgtagtcctagctactcaggaggctgaggcaggagaatggcgtgaacccgggaggtggagcttgcagtgagccgagatcgcgccactgcactccagcctgggcgactgagtgagactccgtctcaaaaaaaaaaaagaaaaatgaaaattaattcaactaCGGGGAGCCgtcaccatgtgccaggcagtgtgggGTAGGGTCACTAGCCTCCCGACTCACAGAAAACACAAGGCCGAGGGAGGGTGATCTACTTGCCGGAGGCCACAAAGCCAGGTCAGCCTCCACTCTCACCACGCACCCACCCACCTTACCGTCTGCATCGCAGGCTCCTTGGCGATCCCACGACCGTCCATCCGGCTGGTGCCCCCGCACCCAAGCAACCAAGAGGACCCCATCCACATCGCATGCATGGCCCCTGGGAACTTCCTGGGGGCGAATTTCACACTGTATCGAGGGGGGCAGGTGGTCCAGATCCTGCAGGCCCACGGAGACCAGCGCGGGGTGACATTTAACCTGAATGGCAGCAGCAGCGAGGCTTCAGGGGAACCCTTCCACTGCCAGTATGGAGTGTTAGGCGAGCTCAGCCAGCCCCAGCTGTCAGACCTCAGCGAGCCCGTGAACGTCTCCTTTCCAGGTAAGGCCATTCTATGGGATCTCACTGCCAGGGGCTTCATTTTCCCACACAGACCTCTCATATGTACTGTTGCCTCAGAGACCTTCCCAGAAAAAGCCAGGCTTACACCCTGCCAGGACTTACTCGCCTTTCCCTTTTCCATCTTCTCAGCCAGCCCAAAAGGGGATTTGTTGGTTCACTGAGCTGAAGTCAGCTCACAGGGTCAACTTCAGGTATGGCTAGATCCAGGTGCTGAAAGCTGTCAGGAACCATTTGCCCCATCTCCGCTCCACATTGTTCTCTGTCTTATTGTCAGGTAGCCCATCTCCCTCATGGTACCAAAATTGTTGCTGTGAttcttcccattttgcagataaggaaactgaggcacaggaggtACAGCTTATACACATGTAACGGGTAGCTAGTCTGGGATGCCATTGCCTTCCAAAAACCATGAATTACACCTCCGTGACCTACATTACTTCCCCTCTTGgccacatactttttttttcccccccgagacggagttttgctcttgttgcccaggctagagtgcaatggcatgatcttggctcactgcagcctccacctcctggttcaagcaagactcctgcctcagcctcccgagtagctgggattacaggtgtgtgccaccatgcccggctaatttttgtatttttaggaaagacggggttcaccatgttggccaggccagtctcgaactcctgacctcatgatcttcctgcctcggcctcccaaagtactggaattacaggcatgagccactgcacctggcttttttttttttttaaatgagacaaggTTGTCCAGACtagagggcaatggcacaatcatagctcacttcatcctcaaattcctgtcctcaagtgatcctcccacctcagcctcctaagtagctgggactacaggtgtgcatcaccatgcccagctaattaaaaaaaaattattttagagatgagggtctcggccgggcgcggtggctcaagcctgtaatcccagcactttgggcggccgagacgggcggatcacgaggtcaggagatcgagaccatcctggctgacacggtgaaaccccgtctctactttaaaaatacaaaaaactagccgggcgtggtggcgggcgcctgtagtcccagctgctcgggaggctgaggcaggagaatggcgtgaacccgggaggcggagcttgcagtgagctgagatccggccattgcactccagcctgggcggcagagcgaggctccgtctcaaaaaaaaaaaaagagatgagggtCTCAAAATGTTGACCAGGGCCGGACATGTCTTGGGCGTGGGTTTCCAAACATCCCACTGCTGTCACCCTGTCTCATTCCCAGGAGTTCTCTTAGAAGGAGAGacaaaaggctgggcgcggtttcacacctgaaatcccagcgctttgggaggctgaggcaggtggatcacgaggtcaagagattgagcccatcctggccaacatggtgaaaccctgtctactaaaaatacaaaaactaactgggcatggtggctcctgcctgtagtcccagttactcagaaggctgaggcaggagaatcacttgaacctgggaggtggagtctgcagtgagccgagatcactccactgcactccagcctgggaaacagagcaagactatgtctcaaaaaataaaaataaaaaagaggaaaacatggtgaaaaccacTTAACCATCTCATCCATCTTTTTCCCCTCTaatctggacatggtggctcatgcttgtaatcccaatactttaggacgctgaggtaggtggatcacctgaggtcagagctgaagaccagcctgaccaacgtggtgaaaccctatctctactgaaaatacagaaattagctgggcatggtggtgtgcgtgtATAATCCCAGCggcttgggatgctgaggcaggaggatcatttgaacctggaaggcacaggttacagtgagccaagacagtgccattgcactccagcatgggcgacagagcaagattctgtctccaaaaaaaaaaaagatgttgaccaggctagtcttgaactcttaacctcaagtgatcctcccacctcagcctccagagtagctgggattacagatgtgagtcactatgcccagcatGAGCCACATAAGGCTTCTGGACACTTACTGTGCACCAGGAACTGTCCTTGGTCTTGCCCTCCTGCAGCTGACATTCCAGGCAGATGAGGACAGATGATAAACATGAAATCCGACATATATTCAACCTGCCAGCAGGGCACCAGATAAAATCCACCTGGGTGAGGATGTCATTATTTGAAGTAGAGTAGGGCGACTGGCCCAATGTTCTAATGGTCAGCCCTCTGGACTCTGAAGTAGAGTATTGCAATCAGGGAAGccctctctgaggaggtggcatttgagcaaAGAACTGAATGATGAGGAGGAGCCAACCACGTGGATATCTGGGGCACATGTTGCAGGCAGAGGATACAGGCTGTGCAAAGGCCACGAGGCTGAAGCTTCCCTGGTGTGTCTGAGGAGCCCAGTATGGCTGAAGGATGgtgaacaaggaagaaaataggGAGAGGCGGGGCAGGGAGTTCACCAGGAGGATCGTGGGGGGCCTGGTAGACCACAGCAAGGATTTTAGCTTTTTACCCGAGTGAGACGGGAACCCCAGCAGGGCTGATGTCCTTTTCTGATCTCTGAgtgaggaggctgggcatgggtTATGGGTCAAGAAGCAGGAGGGAGGAGCCCTCGATAGCCTTCTGTGTTACCATCAGTCAGAACtttcctggccgggtgcagtgacccacgcctgtaagcccaggactttgagaggctgaggcgggaggattcttttagccaaggagttcaagatcagcctgggcaacatagtgagaccctgtctctacaaaaaaaaaaaaattaatttttttttagataggggtCTTGCattgttgaccaggctagagtgcagtggcgcaatcacagctcactgcagcctccacttcctgggctcaatcaatcctcccttctcagtctccctagtagctgggactacagccttgcaccaccatgcttggctaatatttctattttttgtaaagacagggactcactatgttgcccaggttagtctcaaactcctgggctcaagtgatcctgccactcagcctcctaaaatactggaattacatgagccactgcacgcctGGCtccggccaatttttttatttttatttttttggagacggagtctcactctgtcgcccaggctgcagtgcagtggtgtgatcctggctcactgcagcctctacctccgaggttcaagcaattctgcctcaggctctctagtagctgggattacaggcgtgtgccaccatgcccagctaatttttgtattttagtagagatggggtttcaccatgttggccaggctggtctcaaactcctgacctcaggtgatccagcctccttggcctcacaaagtgctggaattacaggcgtgagccaccatgcccggctaattttttgtattttttttttttttttttttttaagtaggggtttcacagtgttagccaggatgatcttgatctcctgatctggtgatccacccacctcggcctcccaaggtgctgagattacaggcgtgagctaccgtgtccggctaatttttttttttttcttaattagcaGGGCCTGATGGCATGTgccggtaggctgaggcaggtggatcacttaagccggGGAGGTAGAGGATATtgtgagccatgatcccaccactgcactccagcctgggtgacagacggagaccctgtctataaaaacatttttttttttttaatgtctgacacagagtgtcactctgttgcccaggctgaagtgcaatggcccgatctcggctcactgcaacctctgcctcccaggctcaagcgattctcctgcctcagcctcccgagtagctgggactacaggcgccaaccaccctgctaatttttgtatttttt is a genomic window containing:
- the C19H19orf38 gene encoding protein HIDE1 isoform X7, encoding MPWTILLLAAGSLAIPRPSIRLVPPHPSNQEDPIHIACMAPGNFLGANFTLYRGGQVVQILQAHGDQRGVTFNLNGSSSEASGEPFHCQYGVLGELSQPQLSDLSEPVNVSFPVPTWILVLSLSLAGAVFLLAGLVAVVLVVRRVKLKNLQKKRDRESCWAQINFNSPGLCLHTPDSENDARRRPGHLG
- the C19H19orf38 gene encoding protein HIDE1 isoform X4, with the protein product MFGEGVGRGESPFQCSSLCVQLPASEETLSLRISPGSPFPDLASQEELAGSLGPLWPLPDFPAKRGGEMPWTILLLAAGSLAIPRPSIRLVPPHPSNQEDPIHIACMAPGNFLGANFTLYRGGQVVQILQAHGDQRGVTFNLNGSSSEASGEPFHCQYGVLGELSQPQLSDLSEPVNVSFPVPTWILVLSLSLAGAVFLLAGLVAVVLVVRRGNSMQRKDRESCWAQINFNSPGLCLHTPDSENDARRRPGHLG
- the C19H19orf38 gene encoding protein HIDE1 isoform X8 encodes the protein MPWTILLLAAGSLAIPRPSIRLVPPHPSNQEDPIHIACMAPGNFLGANFTLYRGGQVVQILQAHGDQRGVTFNLNGSSSEASGEPFHCQYGVLGELSQPQLSDLSEPVNVSFPVPTWILVLSLSLAGAVFLLAGLVAVVLVVRRGNSMQRKDRESCWAQINFNSPGLCLHTPDSENDARRRPGHLG
- the C19H19orf38 gene encoding protein HIDE1 isoform X2 encodes the protein MFGEGVGRGESPFQCSSLCVQLPASEETLSLRISPGSPFPDLASQEELAGSLGPLWPLPDFPAKRGGEMPWTILLLAAGSLAIPRPSIRLVPPHPSNQEDPIHIACMAPGNFLGANFTLYRGGQVVQILQAHGDQRGVTFNLNGSSSEASGEPFHCQYGVLGELSQPQLSDLSEPVNVSFPVPTWILVLSLSLAGAVFLLAGLVAVVLVVRRGNSMQRKDRESCWAQINFNSPDMSFDNSLFTVSGKTMPEEDLATLDDHSGTTATPSNSRTRKRPTSTSSLPEIPEFSTFRACQ
- the C19H19orf38 gene encoding protein HIDE1 isoform X3, which produces MFGEGVGRGESPFQCSSLCVQLPASEETLSLRISPGSPFPDLASQEELAGSLGPLWPLPDFPAKRGGEMPWTILLLAAGSLAIPRPSIRLVPPHPSNQEDPIHIACMAPGNFLGANFTLYRGGQVVQILQAHGDQRGVTFNLNGSSSEASGEPFHCQYGVLGELSQPQLSDLSEPVNVSFPVPTWILVLSLSLAGAVFLLAGLVAVVLVVRRVKLKNLQKKRDRESCWAQINFNSPGLCLHTPDSENDARRRPGHLG
- the C19H19orf38 gene encoding protein HIDE1 isoform X1 is translated as MFGEGVGRGESPFQCSSLCVQLPASEETLSLRISPGSPFPDLASQEELAGSLGPLWPLPDFPAKRGGEMPWTILLLAAGSLAIPRPSIRLVPPHPSNQEDPIHIACMAPGNFLGANFTLYRGGQVVQILQAHGDQRGVTFNLNGSSSEASGEPFHCQYGVLGELSQPQLSDLSEPVNVSFPVPTWILVLSLSLAGAVFLLAGLVAVVLVVRRVKLKNLQKKRDRESCWAQINFNSPDMSFDNSLFTVSGKTMPEEDLATLDDHSGTTATPSNSRTRKRPTSTSSLPEIPEFSTFRACQ